From the genome of Methylocystis echinoides:
ACAGCGTAGTTTTCGTGTAGAATTATACTAACAGCCTGAGAAAGAAATGCCGAAGTCGTGAGCCCCCGAGGCTCCAAGCGGAGGTTAATCTTTCTCAGAGCTGCGCATTCGGGGAAGTTAGATTTAGATATTATTATATTTTTATTAAAAGGCTCCGCCCTAATCTACCCTTCCCTCTTAGCACAGATCGGAAATCCTGGCAAGGCAGACCTCTTCAGGAGGCCGTATGCTAGGTTCCTATCATACCTCCACTAGCAATAGCCTCTAGAAGCCACACAGTTAGCCCGCACAGTGGCCTTTAGAGCTGGGGATGTACTACCCTAGCCAAAATCACTAAAGCTCACCAGTGGCCTTCCTACAGCATCCTAGAGGCTATCCATTCTCAAAGAAAGTATTCCCAAATGTCTTATAACAAATTCTCAGATAAAGCGATCCGTTCCAAGTCTAACCAAAATGAAGCCGAGCGTATGCTCACAGAGTTTGAAGTTAACCGAGCTTACGAGCAACTGCTAAACCGTTATGGTGGAGAGCAAGCCACCCTAGCCATGCTGGCCAATAAGCTCCGAGAGGAGGCAGGACGACTGGGTTACCGAGGCAGCCAGACCGAGCAGCCGAAGCAGCCCCAGGAGCAGCCTAAAGACGCTCCCGTCTCATACGGCCTTGATCTCTTCGGAGGCAACAACTGATGGACACGTTTGCTGATTTGGTTTGTCAGAAGGAATTCGAAGCCTTGGTCCGTCAATACCAAAGCTCCCCCGATATCCTAATCCAACTAGGGGGAATGCTGGAGCATGAGGGACAACGTCTTCTCTACAACGGTGCAAACCCTGGCCAAAAATCCCACGACCATGGAGACCGATAATGAGTAGGACCCAAGCCGAACGCCTCCAGTTAGAAGCCGACTACCTGGAGGACATCAAAGGCGAGACCCCCTGTGGAGACTTCATCATCAAGAAGGAGCCTCCGTTTTCCCTTTGGGTAATCCGACACAGGAACCCGAAGGGAAAGGTTCCAAAGTTCCTACTCGGACAATGGACGGATAGGGCAACAGCCCAACACGCGATTGAGTCTTTCTTGGAGAATAGCGCAGTCAATGACGAGTGATGAAGATTTCACGGACATCAAATTTCTTAGAGATGAAAATGGACGAGAGGTTGCGATTGTCCCGGTTCAGGACGGAAGGAAGGGAGCGGCAATAATCGATAAGGACGATATCCAATTCCTAGATTCATTGGGTTTGAGCTTCAATTGGAATAAATTGCCTAACGGGCACATCACAGCCCCGGAAAGCAACTCCCCTAACAATTACGTTTACGTCAGCAGGGTTCTCATCGGAGCAGGTTGGGGCCAGCAGATAGCCTACATCGATGGCGACCCCTCCAACCTCAGGCGGTCCAATCTCGTTCTCGTTAAAGGCCATGTGACCTGGCACTGCAAAGTTCCTCCACGACCGATTAGAGTCCGGCCTTTGAGAGGACGGACGAATGAAGCGTGCACGTTTCACTGAAGAGCAGATTATCGGCGTGCTGCGGGAGCATGAGGCAGGCGCGAAGACCGCCGATCTCGCCCGCAAGCACGGCGTTTCCGAAGCGACGCTCTACAACTGGAAAGCCAAATACGGCGGCATGGACGTTTCGGAGGCTAAGCGTCTGAAGGCGCTGGAAGAGGAGAATGTAAAGCTTAAGAAGCTGTTGGCGGAAGCCATGCTCGACGCCTCCGCGCTCCGTGAGCTTCTGTCAAAAAAATGGTAGGGCCCGCCGCCAAGCGCGAGGGAGTCGCGCATCTGCGGGCCGCGATGGGCCTGTCGGAACGGCGGGCCTGTGGCCTTGTCGGCGCGGATCGCACGATGATCCGCTATCGTTCTCGGCGTTCGCCGGACATAGAGCTGCGGGAGCAGATCCGCGATCTCGCCAACGCCCGCAAGCGCTTCGGTTACCGGCGTTTATTCATTTTGCTGCGCCAGGCGGGCGAGCCTTCGGGCGTCAACCGCATCTACCGGCTCTATCGCGAGGAGGGCCTGAGCGTGCGCAAACGACGATCGCGAAAACGCGCCGTCGGGACACGGGGGCCAATTCCAATTGAGGCAAAGGCCAATGCGCGGTGGTCGCTCGACTTCGTTCACGACCAGTTCGCTAGCGGTCGCCGCTTCCGGGTTCTGAACATCGTGGACGACGCGACGCGTGAATGTCTCGCAGCAATCCCCGACACGTCGATTTCGGGCCGTCGCGTCGCGCGGGAGCTTACGGCGCTGATCGGCAGGCGCGGCAAGCCAGGGACGATCGTTTCCGACAATGGCACGGAGTTCACCTCGAACGCGATGCTCTCCTGGTCAGAGGAGCATCGGATCGCTTGGCATTTCATCGCCCCGGGCAAGCCCATGCAGAACGGCTTCTGTGAGAGCTTCAATGGGCGGATGCGCGACGAACTCCTAAACGAGACGCTGTTTCTCGGGCTAGACCACGCCCGAGAGAAGATCGCGGCCTGGGTCGATGACTACAATCACCGGCGACCGCATTCCGCGCTCGCCTACCTAACCCCGGCAGCCTACGCCGCCTCGCTCCCCGCAACATGCAATCGGCTGCGCAACCCCGACCAGCTTCGCCGATCGCATGTTGCTCACATCGCGCCTCACGGCGTAAAACTCCACGGGGCTCCAATCGCCGCTGGATGAAACTTCAGTGGCAGGTCACATGCCACCCGAAGGGACCGAGATTTCCTTAAGGCCGAAGGCCATGGACCGAAGGTTCTTAAGGGAGCGGCTCTTGCTTGAGAGCATTTACGTTTCGTTTCTTCTTCTCATCACCGTGTCAAAGGAGCTGCTATTTCGTTGTCTAGTTTGTTTCGAGAAGAAGCGTTAGTCCGCCCCCAGCGAAGCCTCTACCAAGCTCAATCCTTCTTGAATGCCATTGAACCAGGTAAGAAGGACTGGCAATTCGTAGCCATCCGGGAGAACAGGAACGCTCCCAAGAGCTGGCCTGCCTTTGACGAGTACCAGGGACACCTCGACGAAATTGGTTACCAGCTCGAAAGGGATAACAGGCATTCAGGCATCTTCGTCAGATTGAATGACGAGGACCGAATACGTGTAATCTGGAAGACAGAGAAGGACGGCCACCTTTCCTCCTTCTCAAAGCGTCTTCCCCCTTCAGCCGTTGTGGCTACAGGAATTGGGGAATGGTTTGCCTATTGGTTTGTAGACCGTGGCCTCAGCCGGGAGGACTTCTCTCAGATCATGGGGCCTACAAGCCTAGACACCATCTTCCGATTGCCTGGATTCTTCTCATTCACAGCGAATGAGCGCTTCCTGGCAAAGACCATGTACCAACGTTAACAGCTAACGCAGTTATATTAACAGCTAGAAGAGGGGAATCCATCAATCCCCTCTTTTTTACCAGGATTTTTCTTTCATTGATGAATCACAAGTCAATACCAGTGACCAGAGTCGATATCCTGAGGAAGCCAGACGACCTCACAGAGCGGACCCGAGCAAACCTAGAGAGGAAGTTCAAAGAGTACGGCCACCATCCCTCCGTTGACCAAATGGACGGGCTGGAGGAAGCGGCGAAAGTCATCCAAGGCATGGCCGACGGGAGCCTGAAAGACAGCAGCTTCTACGTCAGCTGTCTTGCTCCAGGCATCGGTAAAACCTCCACGATCATCCAAGCCATACGAAACCTGAGCAAGATGACGGAGTACGCCGCCACAGGAGTAATCATCTTTCTTTCCAGGGTGGAGGAGATAGCGAAGCTGGCGAAGGACATGGGCCTGCCAACCAGTGACTTTTCAACCATAGTCAGCCGTCACTACCCGGAAATTTTGGCCCTTGGAAATAC
Proteins encoded in this window:
- a CDS encoding IS3 family transposase (programmed frameshift), producing the protein MKRARFTEEQIIGVLREHEAGAKTADLARKHGVSEATLYNWKAKYGGMDVSEAKRLKALEEENVKLKKLLAEAMLDASALRELLFKKMVGPAAKREGVAHLRAAMGLSERRACGLVGADRTMIRYRSRRSPDIELREQIRDLANARKRFGYRRLFILLRQAGEPSGVNRIYRLYREEGLSVRKRRSRKRAVGTRGPIPIEAKANARWSLDFVHDQFASGRRFRVLNIVDDATRECLAAIPDTSISGRRVARELTALIGRRGKPGTIVSDNGTEFTSNAMLSWSEEHRIAWHFIAPGKPMQNGFCESFNGRMRDELLNETLFLGLDHAREKIAAWVDDYNHRRPHSALAYLTPAAYAASLPATCNRLRNPDQLRRSHVAHIAPHGVKLHGAPIAAG